The following is a genomic window from Candidatus Aegiribacteria sp..
ACCGGACCGCCGTTTTCAAGATATTCCGTGGTGCACGGCGCCAAATTGGAGTAATAATGGATATTTCCAAATACCTTTTACCGGAATCCTGCACAATCGAGCTTGCGGGAAAAACAAAAGAAGAAGTTGTCAGAAGCCTTGCTGAACTTATTGAAACATCCCCAAGCGCTGCCGGAGTCGATCTGGAAAACATCGAGCAGGGCCTTCTGGAAAGAGAAAAAATGGGATCCACAGGTTTCGGCAAGGGAATCGCAATTCCCCACTGCAAGGTTACAGGCATGAAGGATTTTGTACTGGCTCTGGGTATTTCAAACAAGGGTGTGCCGTTCGATGCCATGGACAAAAGAAGTGTGCACGTATTCTGCGCTATAGTAGGCCCGCCTGAAGATCCGGAAATGCATCTGAGGCTCCTGGCGGCAGCCAGCAGAGTACTTGGAGCAGGTAAATCCAGATACGAACTGTTAAGCAGTTCAACCTCGTATGCCCTCAGAGAAGCCTTCCTTTATCATGCTGCTCCGGCAACTGCCATTGATTCCTGTAAAGACAAAACCTTTAACCGGCTTATGCTGATAATTGTCCAGGAGGACGAGATCTACAATGATATTATCGAGCTCTTTCTGGAAATGGGTCTTCCAGGGGCCATAACCCATGAGGGAAATCTCATGAGTCAAATCCTTTCCGGAGCACCTGTTTTTGCGGGATTTCTTGACGTTCTCGGCAGTTCCCAGCCCGAACCCAGAACCATTCTTGCACTTGTTCCAGCCGATACCCTTGATGAAATGATAGCTTCAATCGAGGAAATTACCGGAGATTTGGAGAATCACAGGGGAGCCTGCATTATAGTACTGTCGCCTGACATAGTAAGAGGATCACTGGAAACAATATAAATCCAGTTAATGAACTTATAAGGAGTGGAATCATGGCCGATTTATCGCAAAAAATGGATGACCTTTTCGGAAGAATACGGGAGAACAACCTGTGGAGACAGAGGAAATGCATTAATCTCATTCCCTCCGAAAATACACCCAGCCCTCTTGTCAAAATCTGCGAATTGTGCGATCCAGCAGGCAGATATGCCGAGCATAAAAGGATGAAGGGCAGGGATGTTTATTTCTATCACGGAACTGATTTCATCAGAAAAATAGAGGAAGAGGTCGGAGAAGCGATAAAGGAATATTTCCAGTGTTCGGAAGCTGAACTGAGAACCATTAGCGGACAGATGGCAAATGAAGTCATATTCGAGGGTGTAACCAAATTTGTGAACCGCTCCACTCCGGATGGCACATTCAGAAAGCTCCGCTCTGTTATGAACAATAATCTGGGTCTTGGAGGCCACCTGTCCAGCCAGCCTTTCGGAGCGCTCTTTAATTTCGTTGATATAGATCCTGGAACAGGCAAGGAGAACTGTGTCAACTTTCCCGTGATGGAAAGCAATCCATACAGGATCGACGTGCCGAAGATGCTGGAAACTGTGCGCAGGGTACGTCCGGAGCTTGTTATCTTCGGAAAAAGCATGTTCCTCTATCCCGAACCTGTCAAGGAACTGGCTGACGAAGTAGCCAATTGGGAGGACAGACCTGTCATAATGTACGACATGGCACATGTGCTCGGGATCTATGGAGCATTCCAGGCTCCGCTTATGGACGGCGCAGACGTTGTCACAGGATCCACCCACAAAACATTCTTCGGCCCACAGCGTGGTGTAGTGGTCAGCAACATGGCAAAGAAAACTCCACTGCGGAAACTCTGGCTTGATATCACGAGCAGAGCTTTCCCCGGCAGCACAAGCAACCATCATCTTGCCACTCTTCTGGGTCTTCTCGTTGCAACTATGGAGATGAACGAGTTCAAGGATGAGTACCAGAACAAAGTCCTGTCAAACGCAAGAGCCTTCGCGAAACACCTTGCGGATAACGGGCTTATGGTTGAGGGTGATCCTGCTGACGGGTACACACATACGCATCAGGTTGTTGTTCGTGTGGCGGAACACGGAGAAGGCTCCAAGATAGCAGACCGCCTTCAGGCCAATAACATCATAGTCAACTACCAGGCACTTCCCGATGATGAAACGTTCCTTTATTCAAGCGGCATCCGGACAGGTGTATCCGAAATGACCAGGTACGGAATGAATGAAAACGATTTCGGTCAATTGGCTGAATTCATGGCAAGAATAATCCTGAAGAACGAGGATATTGCCGATGAAGTAGCCGATTTCAGGAAGAAATACACTGTGATGCGCTACACATTGCCGCTTGAAGAAAGCATCAGGCTTGCTTCGGGTGCCCTTGAATCAGCATTTCCGACCGGTGAATACGCAAAACTCTTCGCCGAAAACCTGAGAGATCTGGGGGCCGGGCCTAACATTTAAACATTTCTGGTTTATCAGCGGCAATTGATGTTTTGATCCGATTCTGACATTGTCGCTGAACATCTAATGAGGGTACTTTTATTTAGTGCTTTTCTTTTCAACACTTGAAATGTATCTGATTTATGCGTACACTCATAATATGAGCAGGCAATTAAGAATCGAATACCCGGGAGCTTTGTATCATGTTACCGCGCGTGGCAACAGTAAAGCTGCAATATTCATAAATGATGCTGACAGATACAAGTTTCTTGATACTCTGAAAAACTGCACCAAAGCATTCAACTACATCTGTCATGCATACTGTATCATGGACAATCATTACCACTTACTTATAGAAACTCCTGACGCAAATCTGTCAGCAGGAATACACAGGTTGAACTCGATTTATGCCCAGTATTTCAATAAGCAATATGATCGCGTCGGTCATGTATTTCAGGGAAGATTTAAAGCAATTCTAGTACAAAGGGATGACTATCTTCTTGAACTGTGCAGATATCTAGTTCTTAATCCTGTAAGAGCTGGAATTGTGAAACACCCTGGAGAATACCAGTGGAGCAGTTTTTCTTCAACCATCGGCAATACCAAATGGTGGGATTCTTTCCTTACAATAGAGTGGATTCTATCCCAGTTTGACAATGATATGTCACTTGCCCGCAAACGATACATAAACTTCGTTATGGATGGTATCAATGCTGATCCGCCGATGAAGGATATCAAGGCTGGTCTGATTCTGGGAGATAAAAGTTTTATAGAATCGCTAAGTAAAAGAATCAGTGAATACAGAGATGATACGGAGATTCCAAGGGAACTGAGATATGCATGCAGAGAGGATCTAAGCTCACTATTTAAAGATCTCGAATCTATGAATGAAGAAATAAGGAATAAAACGCTATTTGAAGCATATTCCAAGCATGGATACACTCAGAAAGAACTTGCGCAGTTCTTAAACAAACATATCGTAACAATCGGGAGAATCATCAAAAAGAGACGAAATGTTTAAATGTTAGGCCCGGCCCCCATTTAGAACAGGTTGTCTTCGATGCTCAGTTCGCCATAATCCCTGTCCTGCTGCCAGGACGATACTACCCATCTGTCAAGATCCGGAAAATGAGGCGGATGCTTTGTCGTAAGTATCTCATTCCAGGCAATAGCAAGTTCATAACCTTTCCCGCCGATTCCGATTAAACCAACATCCTGAAGAATAAGGCCTCCATATATGGTAATCCTCACGTTCGGGTCCGGCATACCTGGGTCCTGTGCTCTGAGACGGCCATCAGGTGCAGCCAATACAGCACGGATCTGAAGATGCTGATCAGTTTCAATATTCCATGGATAAGGCCAGTCATCACCGCCTGAAAGATCAGGATCTTCTGCAATGATTATGTCTGCCAGGGAAACGATTCCCAACGGTCCTGAATCATCAGAAGCGGGTTTCTGAATTGATCCGGCAATGTATATCTGTCCTGAACTTACCAGGGTGACCGCATGATCCGGACGTCCTGCAGTTTTAAGGTAAGCGTAACCGGCTATACACTGAATGTAGACCAAATCCTTTCCGACAAGGCTGACCGTATCCACGGGAGAATCTATTCCGCTCTTCAGAAGGAGCATGTTACCCTTAAGAATGATTCTCCCTGCACTGGTGATCATGGTTCCCTGCGAATGTGCCTCATTCTGCAGCTGCCTGAACCATTGAGACATAGAGTGGAAGTCTATGCTGTCAGCTTCAGTTACCCAGTGTGGACTTCCCCTGAGATGTCGGCGGTAGGGTCTGACCCAGATATTTGAATTCGCCGGATGGGGTACATCGGAGTAACCGGCATCGGAGAAGTAGAAATTCTCCAGGCTTGTGGATACTGCTGCCACATAAGGATCTTCAAACGAGTCGGGTGAAAGACTGGAAAACCCTATTAAACCGTTGGAATGAACCGGTCCGGTTATGAAGGTTCCATCATCGAAAAACCCGGGTGGAATCCTGTTATTCAGAAGAAGAGCATATCTCGAGGGGTAATCGGGTGAAGCCCGTATCACGATGTCTCTTGTTACGTTGCCGGATAATCCGGTACTCCTTATTTCGACAGCGCCAATAACATTAGGATCTGTATTACCGTCATACGGATCAATTATGACCCGGGTTTTCTCGTTTCCCGCTGGAATACTTATCCAATTCGCACTATCACCGGGAAGCAAATATGGGTCTGTTTCAATCGGCGCTCCGTTTCCGAGCGCAAGTTCATGCAGCGCGATATTCGCACCTGCTTCCGCTGCGGCTATTGCCCTGATTCTGCCGGATGTGTTCATGTACGAATCCATATTAGCTCTGAACAGAACGAATACGGCTGTAGAAAGAATGAACAGAACCAGGGCAAGTATCATCGTGATCGCCAGCACGGCGCCTTTGTTACCGGCCAGACTGCATGGTATTCTTAAACAGTTCCTGATGTTCGATTTAATATCTGTCCCATTCTATACTCTGCAGATCCATATCAGGTATATTTTCCCAGTAGACAATTGACCACTGTCCTGTCTGGGGGAAATATGGTGGATGTCTGGTCATCAGCCTCGTATCGTAATCAATTACTATATTATGTCCCGATGATGAAGTACTTGTATAGCCTTCAGCCTGGGCAAGATAGCCTCCAACTATATGAAAATCAACTGCGCCGCCGCTTGGCTGTGAGTAATTCTCAGCATAGAGAACTCCATCCAGGGCCATGAAGGTCGCAGAGAAATATATATAGCCATCAGTTGTCATTCTCCAGGGAACACCCCAGTCTGCGCCATCACCAGGATCCTCCGCGATAACAACGTCTCCATATACAGTAATAAGTCCAAGCATATCATCATTATGAGTATCCATGATATTAGGATCGATATAATGATGATCGCCGGATACATACAGATGCCCGCTCATGCCTATCGTGAGGGGCATATCAATCCCCCGTTCCACAGCAGGCCATACGGCAGGATACTGCTTGATGAAAATTATGTCGTTATTGCCGTTATCAATCCATACAACAGGTTCTGCTAATAAGGATAGATCGTAAGTGGTCTCTGGAACACCATTACCCGTTTTCACATGAAGAGTATGATTATCTATCATAAGCCTTGTACCGCTTGGAAGTTCACCGTGCGGTGAAGAGGCATCAAAGTAGAGACCGCCCGACTCCGCTTTATTCCTTGCCCTCTGCCAGTTTACTGAGCCCGAATTGAACGGTATCTGGTCAGCGTGCATATCGAAGTAAGGAGGACCCATCAGCATTCTATCGTACGGCTGTATTTGAAGCCTATCTCTCTGCGGCACAACAGTCAGCCCCCCGGGCGTCTGGCTTGTTCCATAATAGTAGCCGTCGCCACCTGCTCTGGTCGCCAGCTCCAGACTGTAGAAGTATGGATCAGTAGATGTGGAAGCATCACTACTCCAAATGTTTATCGGACCATTCGAGAAAAACGGTCCGCTGAAAATATAGCCGTCACCATAATAGCCGCTTGAAAATCCATCATCCTGAAAGCAGGCGAACCGGGCAAAATTCTCCGGCATCATCTTGACTTCCATACCATAATAAAAGGAATTTTCTGCAGTTCCCACGCGACCGAGCACTCTGACTCCATAAGCATTTGCAGCTTCGATCTCGTCATTATCATTATCAGGGTCAATCCAGACAACTATTTCACCCAGGTCTCCGCCGATAAGATCGTACCAGCCTATTCCACTTGCAGGAAGTAACTGCCTTGGAAAAGAATCCTGCGGCATTTCAACGCCAGCCATAACCATATATGCAGCAAGGTTGGCTCCCGCTTCTGCTGTATATCTGGCCTGAAGCAATTCTCCCTGCCATTCATAGGATGATATGTTTGCCTGGAACAATGTGTAGATCCCGCTGCCGATGATCATAAAAACCACCATTACAACCACAGTCATAACAAGCGCGGAACCGTTTTTCTTTCCTCTGTTGTTTTTCATATTCATCCTCCTGCTAGATATTATCTCCATAAACCTGGACATTATCAAGGTTCCAACCACCACCAACGAAAGCTAGATTAGAGCAAAGAACATATTTGAGAAAGAAGTACGCACTTGTGGAATAGTTATCGAATTCATGGCTGATGTCAGTATTAGCATAACTCCATTCATCCTCATCCTGGATATATGTTCTTATCAGCTGCCAGTCGCCTGAAATGGAATCGGGAGGAGTTTCCGTATCGGAGAATCCCACATAGACATATCCTTCATCTGCCGTCGCAATCCTCAGACACATGTAGTGTCTGAGTGTTATTTTGTTGTATGTACCTGCTGCAGGCATTTCATAGGCAGGTGAAACCAGCCATGAATAAGCATTGTCTTCGTAGTATCCATCGTAGATTCCCGGTGGATCAACAATTCCGAGATCTGTTCCGGCTATTGAATTACCATTCTCAGTGGTTAGGTCTGGATCGATATCCGGTACAAATACCGGCTCACCGAACTGCCAGTCGTTTTTCTTTCCGCCTGTTATCCAGTCATCCACAGGGAAAAGATCAGGCGTATATATTCCTTCAAAGTCGGAATACTCGAACATCGTATATACAGGTACTTCTTCCTCGCTATCCGATTTTTCAATCATCTCAAGAGTTCCATGAACAGTGGTGTTAAGCCTTACAACAGGAAGGATGCTGTTTCTTGTAAGGCTAACGGGATCACTACCGTTATTGAAATTATTCCGACACTGATAATCTGTTCCGGTATCAATGCATCCCCATT
Proteins encoded in this region:
- a CDS encoding PTS sugar transporter subunit IIA yields the protein MDISKYLLPESCTIELAGKTKEEVVRSLAELIETSPSAAGVDLENIEQGLLEREKMGSTGFGKGIAIPHCKVTGMKDFVLALGISNKGVPFDAMDKRSVHVFCAIVGPPEDPEMHLRLLAAASRVLGAGKSRYELLSSSTSYALREAFLYHAAPATAIDSCKDKTFNRLMLIIVQEDEIYNDIIELFLEMGLPGAITHEGNLMSQILSGAPVFAGFLDVLGSSQPEPRTILALVPADTLDEMIASIEEITGDLENHRGACIIVLSPDIVRGSLETI
- a CDS encoding transposase, which produces MSRQLRIEYPGALYHVTARGNSKAAIFINDADRYKFLDTLKNCTKAFNYICHAYCIMDNHYHLLIETPDANLSAGIHRLNSIYAQYFNKQYDRVGHVFQGRFKAILVQRDDYLLELCRYLVLNPVRAGIVKHPGEYQWSSFSSTIGNTKWWDSFLTIEWILSQFDNDMSLARKRYINFVMDGINADPPMKDIKAGLILGDKSFIESLSKRISEYRDDTEIPRELRYACREDLSSLFKDLESMNEEIRNKTLFEAYSKHGYTQKELAQFLNKHIVTIGRIIKKRRNV
- a CDS encoding DUF4900 domain-containing protein — protein: MLAITMILALVLFILSTAVFVLFRANMDSYMNTSGRIRAIAAAEAGANIALHELALGNGAPIETDPYLLPGDSANWISIPAGNEKTRVIIDPYDGNTDPNVIGAVEIRSTGLSGNVTRDIVIRASPDYPSRYALLLNNRIPPGFFDDGTFITGPVHSNGLIGFSSLSPDSFEDPYVAAVSTSLENFYFSDAGYSDVPHPANSNIWVRPYRRHLRGSPHWVTEADSIDFHSMSQWFRQLQNEAHSQGTMITSAGRIILKGNMLLLKSGIDSPVDTVSLVGKDLVYIQCIAGYAYLKTAGRPDHAVTLVSSGQIYIAGSIQKPASDDSGPLGIVSLADIIIAEDPDLSGGDDWPYPWNIETDQHLQIRAVLAAPDGRLRAQDPGMPDPNVRITIYGGLILQDVGLIGIGGKGYELAIAWNEILTTKHPPHFPDLDRWVVSSWQQDRDYGELSIEDNLF